Proteins encoded within one genomic window of Agelaius phoeniceus isolate bAgePho1 chromosome Z, bAgePho1.hap1, whole genome shotgun sequence:
- the LOC143692084 gene encoding interferon-like, with translation MLAPTATQPRLPHAAPALLLLLTALAGTLACQHLWTHEDTFPGDALRLLQDMAVGHTQPCHLPEPPFFPASLLHHNLQPHQAAATALRILQHLFHTLSSNSTRQHWPGQTRNHLLNKLQHHIHHLEQCLPDNATPFKGPRNPLLAINKYFRDIHLFLHAHNHSACAWDHVRLEARASLLHLHNLTRAMRR, from the coding sequence ATGCTTGcgcccacagccacacagccacGCCTGCCGCACGCCGCCCcggccctcctgctcctcctcaccgcTCTGGCCGGCACCCTGGCCTGCCAACACCTCTGGACACACGAGGACACCTTCCCCGGCGACGCTCTCCGCCTCCTCCAGGACATGGCTGTCGGCCACACGCAGCCCTGCCACCTGCCAGAGCCGCCCTTCTTCCCCGCCAGCCTGCTCCACCAcaacctgcagccccaccaagccgccgccaccgccctgcgcatcctgcagcacctcttccacaccctcagctccaacagcacccgCCAGCACTGGCCCGGCCAGACTCGCAACCACCTCCTCAacaagctgcagcaccacatccACCACCTGGAGCAATGCCTCCCCGACAACGCCACGCCCTTCAAAGGACCACGCAACCCGCTGCTCGCCATCAACAAGTACTTCAGGGACATCCACCTCTTCCTGCACGCCCACAACCACAGCGCCTGCGCCTGGGACCACGTCCGCCTCGAAGCTCGTGCCTCTCTACTGCACCTCCACAACCTCACACGCGCCATGCGCCGCTAG